From Haloplanus sp. XH21:
AAAGAACTTCGCGTCGACCCTCGCGACGTGGCGAACCTGGCTGCGCGAGGAGCGCGGTGTGACGGACCTCGAGGACCTGGACGTCCTCGACTGCCGCCGATACGCGCGTCATCTCAAAAAGCAGGCCCGCGACGGCGATTTGAAAGCGAGTACCGCGACCACCTACTACGCGTACGTCCGCGCGTTCCTCACGTTCTGCGTGGCCGACGAGCTCCTCGATACGAACCCGGCCAAAGCGAAGCGTGCCACCGACGAGCTCCCCGAGGATCTCGGTGACGCCGACCGGCAGTTCTGGCGGGAAAAGGAGCGGCGGGCGATCATGCGCTACGTCGACGAACGTGTCGACCACGCCCTTGACGAGGAAGCGGACGTGAGTCGTAATCGGGCCTTTCGCGACCGAGCGATCGTCTATCTCCTGGGGCTCTCGGGCGTTCGCGGCGCGGAGGTGTTCGCTGAACCCTCCGACGACAAGCGGAACGGCATCACCTGGGGAGACGTCCAACTCGGCGCCGGCGCCGTCCGCGTCCTCGGGAAGTCACGAGCGTACGAGTACGCACAGCTTCCCGAGCGGGCCGCCACGGCTTTAGAGCGGTACAGGACTGTCCTCGATCCACCGACCGACGAGTGGCCGGTCTTTCCCAGCGGGCACGCTCCGTCGAAATATCGCGCCGTTCGCGAGCAGCTGGCCCACGAGGGAATGTCGGACGACGAGATCGAGACCATCCTCGACGACAGTGATATCGACACAGTGCTCCGAGAACATGAGGTCGTCCCACCAGCGCTCTCGACGAACGGTGCTCGCAACCTGATGAAGCGGCTGTGTGATGACGCTGACCTCGACGTCGACGGTGACTACCTGAAGCCACACGGTGCCCGTCGAGGGCTTGGTCACGAGCTCTACGCGAGCGGCCACGCCGAACTTGCCCAATCAGCACTCCGACACGCGAGCATCGAGACGACCCACGAGTCGTACTCCGACATCCAAGCAGCTGAAACCGCGAAGCAAGTCGACGATCTCCTCAAGGACTGAATTAACCAACACTATTCCAATTGTATGGAGACTGTTGGTTAAAGCAGAGGGGAACTCCTCTGACCATGTATTAATCCTAATATTAAGGTTAATTCTAGAAGAAACCGGTCAGCTGTAGTGTCTCAGCTATCATTGGTTACGGATGGAAGCGTGAGAACTCCCAAGCTTTGTTGAACACTTGAGGTCTGAAAAGTTGCCGGAGTCGTGCTGAACGTAGATCGCTATCGGGTACGAAGGCGGGACGATGTGCCTGGTGACTATATCGCTAAGTACAGACGAAATATCTATTTCTCACACCAATGATACTCTGGCAAGATGCCAGGTATGGACCACGGTCTCGAACGAGGTTTCGGGATGATTGTCGAGACCGTCGTTGTTGCCCTCCTGATTAGTGAACTCGTTCCTTTGCTGGTTGAGCAAGGTATGCTCCCATCAGGTATCTTCTGGTGGGTGATTCCTGTTTCAATTGTGAGTGCGGTGATGACTGTAGATGCGTCTCGATACTGGTCGTTCGGATACCTCGCAGGCGTCTGTATCGGAATCTATCTCGCGATCCCAATCTTCCTCGAAGCAGGATTACTGAGTCCACTTGACATACTGATTTACGGAGGTCTCGCACTTGCGGCAGTTGGCCTCCGAGTCAAGATTCACAGTTCGGGATTCTGACCAGCTGCCTGTCCAGTAGTTACATAGAACCCGGCTAATTCTTCCCTCGTGATGAATCGGACTGCGCTAATCACTATTCATTCTCTTCTTGCGACAGCCTTGTATTTCGTGGAAAATTTGTGTTAGTCATTTATGGTATCAACTGAGCCAACCTCAACGCCATACTTGTTTCTATGAGCTACCCAGCAATATTTAATGTTAAGATTAGAATTAAGGTCAACACAGCCCATTCATAGTCTCACAGCAAGGCGCCAAGATAGCGGTAGCTTAGAGCTACCATGGTAGCTCTGAGAGAACATTCATCGGGGAAGACACCATGAATACACTCAGATGAAAAGGCGCTCGCAGCCATTAACCATCGCTTCCAACAGTCGCAGCGACGGATATGGCGTTCAAAGTACCAGCCAACTTGGAGGCAGCGAGAAACCGCTCTCCTCGAGATTCTCCTGACGAACCCTAGGAAACCTCAGCCTCTTCCATATCCGGTTCGTCGAATTCGAGTGCCTCTCTAACGGCTGCGGGAAGCGTCGGCCGCGGTGCGTCCTCGTGGCGCTGCACCCGCTCGGATTTTTTCGTCTCTTCGTAGACCGCGCGTGCAACCGGGACGCCCCGCAGGAAGTTATGCTCGTAGAGGATCTCAACCCCGCGCTCGGTCGGTCCCCAGAACTTTGACGGGAGGTCTCGCGTCGACACGTTGGGTTCGTGCACGTAGACGTCGAGGATTCCTGCCTCTTTGAGTGTCTCGAGCTGGTCGAGGATGGCTGCCTCGTTCTTCGGAATCATGTAGTCGAGCTCGGCCAACGACGCGAGGTG
This genomic window contains:
- a CDS encoding tyrosine-type recombinase/integrase, translated to MEPDEGDATPGGTPVETAIQQYLDSVEAGNSRKNFASTLATWRTWLREERGVTDLEDLDVLDCRRYARHLKKQARDGDLKASTATTYYAYVRAFLTFCVADELLDTNPAKAKRATDELPEDLGDADRQFWREKERRAIMRYVDERVDHALDEEADVSRNRAFRDRAIVYLLGLSGVRGAEVFAEPSDDKRNGITWGDVQLGAGAVRVLGKSRAYEYAQLPERAATALERYRTVLDPPTDEWPVFPSGHAPSKYRAVREQLAHEGMSDDEIETILDDSDIDTVLREHEVVPPALSTNGARNLMKRLCDDADLDVDGDYLKPHGARRGLGHELYASGHAELAQSALRHASIETTHESYSDIQAAETAKQVDDLLKD
- a CDS encoding ArsR family transcriptional regulator gives rise to the protein MSDTAPEGFEDPFAEQQRMRELLSQETRHLILQLVLGHPAHLASLAELDYMIPKNEAAILDQLETLKEAGILDVYVHEPNVSTRDLPSKFWGPTERGVEILYEHNFLRGVPVARAVYEETKKSERVQRHEDAPRPTLPAAVREALEFDEPDMEEAEVS